One genomic segment of Rhizobium viscosum includes these proteins:
- a CDS encoding Na+/H+ antiporter subunit E produces the protein MIVLFLSLPLAIAWVAVTGSASPHNFVFGLALSLLSLAVVREAFADRSPPRRIRPLHILLLAGLFLKELALSAWRVALTVLSPRMQLTPGILAFPLTVTDDFQITLLANLITLTPGTLSVDVSEDRRTLYVHALDCADPLALRRDIADGFERRIMEAFG, from the coding sequence ATGATCGTCCTGTTCCTCAGTCTGCCGCTTGCCATTGCCTGGGTCGCCGTGACCGGCAGCGCCTCGCCGCATAATTTCGTTTTCGGCCTCGCCCTCTCGCTGCTGTCGCTCGCCGTCGTGCGCGAGGCCTTTGCCGACCGTTCGCCGCCGCGCCGCATCCGCCCGCTGCACATCCTTCTGCTTGCCGGCCTTTTCCTGAAGGAGCTGGCGCTTTCGGCCTGGCGGGTGGCGCTGACGGTGCTTTCGCCGCGTATGCAGCTTACTCCCGGCATTCTCGCATTCCCGTTGACGGTGACGGATGATTTCCAGATCACTCTGCTTGCCAACCTCATCACGCTCACGCCCGGCACACTTTCGGTCGATGTGTCAGAGGATCGACGTACGCTCTATGTGCACGCACTGGACTGTGCCGATCCGCTGGCGCTCAGACGCGATATTGCTGACGGGTTCGAGCGCCGTATCATGGAGGCCTTCGGATGA
- a CDS encoding Na+/H+ antiporter subunit D gives MAAPVTDLSTAMVTTPVPPAHWLAILPVVLCISLGALLLMLRGLPRLQAWIAIAGLAGLLLLDTALLRQVVEHGPLTMVMGRWLPPFGIAFTVDVFSALMALAAAVAALAAGIYALSDTTESGRRYGFFPLLMLLMAGVTGAFLTGDIFNLYVWFEVLLISSFGLLILGSERAQIDGALKYAVLNLIATTLFLIAVGILYASFGTLNMADIAERAAGLSATAPLMTLACLFLLAFAMKAAAFPVNFWLPASYHTPRIAVSALFAGLLTKVGIYALLRVLIMLLPAERDELSLLIAVVGALTVLVGALGALAETDLRRLLGYVVISGIGNMLVGAALGTADGLGGAVFYALHSVVLMTALYLLAGEAGRRGGSFSLAALAGLYRQSGWFAAISLMLLLAASGLPPFSGFWPKVLLVKASLDVGAGWLAGAILLGGFLLTIACGRVFLFAYWRPAPQMLPPVRTGWTAGLPLAGLTILVIGFGVLPEQLLQLARSAADGLADPSAYIFSVFPEGTIR, from the coding sequence ATGGCCGCTCCCGTCACCGACCTCTCGACCGCCATGGTCACCACCCCGGTCCCGCCAGCCCACTGGCTGGCGATCCTGCCGGTCGTGCTCTGCATCAGCCTCGGCGCGCTGCTCCTGATGCTGCGCGGCCTTCCCCGACTGCAGGCATGGATCGCCATCGCCGGCCTTGCCGGGCTTCTTCTTCTCGACACCGCTCTGTTGCGACAGGTCGTCGAACACGGTCCGCTCACCATGGTCATGGGCCGCTGGCTGCCGCCCTTCGGCATCGCTTTTACGGTCGATGTCTTCAGCGCGCTGATGGCGCTGGCCGCAGCGGTCGCTGCCCTGGCTGCCGGCATCTATGCCCTGTCAGATACCACCGAAAGCGGCCGGCGATACGGTTTCTTCCCGCTGCTGATGCTGCTGATGGCAGGTGTCACCGGCGCCTTCCTGACCGGCGATATTTTCAACCTCTATGTCTGGTTCGAGGTGTTGCTCATCTCCTCCTTCGGCCTGCTGATCCTCGGTTCCGAACGGGCGCAGATCGATGGCGCGCTGAAATATGCGGTGCTGAACCTCATCGCCACGACGCTGTTCCTCATTGCTGTCGGTATCCTCTATGCGAGTTTCGGCACGCTCAATATGGCCGACATCGCCGAGCGGGCAGCAGGCTTGAGCGCCACCGCACCGCTGATGACGCTCGCCTGTCTGTTCCTGCTCGCCTTCGCCATGAAGGCAGCGGCCTTTCCGGTCAATTTCTGGCTGCCGGCCTCCTATCACACGCCGCGCATTGCCGTTTCCGCGCTCTTCGCCGGCCTGCTGACCAAGGTCGGCATCTATGCGCTGCTGCGTGTCCTGATCATGCTGCTGCCGGCCGAGCGCGATGAGCTCAGTCTGCTGATAGCTGTCGTCGGGGCCTTGACCGTTCTCGTCGGCGCATTGGGCGCGCTCGCCGAGACCGACCTGCGTCGTCTGCTCGGCTATGTGGTGATCTCGGGCATCGGCAACATGCTGGTCGGTGCCGCACTCGGCACCGCCGATGGCCTCGGCGGCGCGGTCTTCTATGCGCTGCATTCGGTGGTGCTGATGACGGCGCTCTATCTTCTGGCCGGCGAAGCGGGCAGGCGGGGCGGTTCCTTCTCGCTGGCCGCGCTCGCCGGTCTCTATCGCCAGAGTGGCTGGTTTGCCGCGATTTCGCTTATGCTGCTCCTGGCCGCCAGCGGCCTGCCGCCCTTTTCCGGCTTCTGGCCGAAGGTGCTGCTGGTCAAGGCCTCGCTCGATGTCGGCGCCGGGTGGCTGGCGGGCGCGATCCTGCTCGGCGGCTTCCTGCTGACAATCGCCTGTGGCCGCGTCTTCCTGTTTGCCTATTGGCGTCCCGCCCCCCAGATGCTCCCGCCGGTGCGAACCGGCTGGACGGCCGGCCTGCCGCTTGCTGGTTTGACGATCCTCGTCATCGGCTTTGGCGTCCTGCCGGAGCAATTGCTGCAGCTCGCGCGCTCCGCCGCTGACGGGCTTGCCGATCCCTCCGCCTATATCTTCTCGGTCTTTCCGGAAGGGACTATACGATGA
- a CDS encoding Na+/H+ antiporter subunit C, translating to MEALFAILVGLFFSAAIYLILSRFSIRIMLGIAILGNAVNLLIFTAGRLTRVVPPIIPAGADMLPSGAANPLPQALILTAIVISFSFLAFLLVLTYRAYQELGTDDTTRMHDAEPEERPLPPVGY from the coding sequence ATGGAAGCGCTCTTTGCCATCCTCGTCGGCCTGTTCTTTTCGGCTGCCATCTATCTGATCCTGTCGCGCTTCTCGATCCGCATCATGCTCGGCATCGCCATTCTCGGCAACGCCGTGAACCTGCTGATCTTCACGGCAGGGCGGCTGACCCGCGTAGTGCCGCCGATCATACCCGCCGGGGCCGACATGCTGCCATCAGGCGCGGCCAATCCGCTGCCGCAGGCGTTGATCCTGACAGCCATCGTCATCTCGTTTTCCTTCCTCGCTTTTCTGCTGGTGCTGACTTACCGCGCCTATCAGGAGCTCGGCACTGACGATACGACCCGCATGCACGATGCCGAACCCGAAGAGCGGCCGCTGCCGCCTGTGGGGTATTGA
- a CDS encoding Na+/H+ antiporter subunit B, which produces MNTLIFRTVAPFITALMLLFSLFILLRGHNEPGGGFIGGLIAASALAIYGIAFGVEAVRRAIRFHPLAIAGFGLLLSCLAGLISIVFAVPFMTGLWVYPVLAGVEVPLSSVMLFDLGVYFVVLGAVASIALALEEREAD; this is translated from the coding sequence ATGAACACCCTCATCTTCCGTACGGTCGCCCCCTTCATCACCGCGCTGATGCTGCTTTTTTCCCTTTTTATCCTGCTGCGCGGCCACAATGAGCCGGGTGGCGGCTTCATCGGCGGGCTGATCGCCGCTTCGGCTCTGGCGATCTACGGCATTGCCTTTGGTGTGGAGGCAGTGCGTCGGGCGATCCGTTTCCACCCGCTGGCGATTGCCGGCTTCGGTCTGCTGCTCTCCTGTCTCGCCGGCCTGATCTCTATCGTCTTTGCCGTGCCCTTCATGACTGGCCTCTGGGTCTATCCCGTCCTGGCAGGCGTGGAAGTGCCGCTCTCCAGCGTCATGCTCTTTGATCTCGGCGTCTATTTCGTGGTGCTCGGCGCCGTCGCCTCGATCGCGCTGGCGCTGGAAGAAAGGGAGGCGGACTGA
- a CDS encoding putative monovalent cation/H+ antiporter subunit A, whose product MADVTALTFLALCLPLIGALVAPFIIRAFGAGGAWLLAVAPLLAFLHFLHLVPQIAQGEIITGGYDWVPGLGLRFSWFLDGLSLTFALLITGIGTLIVLYAGGYLKGHPDHGRFFSFIFLFMGAMLGVVVSDSFLMFFIFWELTSITSFLLIGFDHEREAARRAALQALVVTGGGGLLLLAGLLLLWGQTGVAQLSELMPFGDVVRGSPLYFATLLLVLAGAFTKSAQFPFHFWLPNAMEAPTPVSAYLHSATMVKAGVYLLMRLNPVMGATPAWETLLPVFGGLTLVTGSVLAIRQTDLKLKLAYTTVSSLGLLVLLTGFGSDYAIEAAALYLVAHSLFKGALFMIAGIIDHETGTRNITRLRGLRKAMPLTFTIAMAAALSMAGLPPFFGFLAKEEIYTAIAGSDLYPILVTAIAVFANALMFAIAFAVGLRPFVGRLVETPKHPHEAPVLLWLGPAVLALAGPLAALFSGVTHSAISSPMASAIAGAPKELSISLTPHIGLPLALSLLTILLGIAVYWQLDRSRTFVAYVLHSARGPDRGFDHFIAGLVRFAHGVIGVVQPRRLDLYVACTFVCVAAILLVPLVTHDGLPLGLVWPTDLRLREAGIMLIAMLGLIAVLIARDRLTAIVSLGIQGFAVALIFLLFGAPDLAFTQFMVETLAVVILALVMTRLRLSPTDSRHGARRLFDIALSLACGLGFALLLMRATEAPFNSALSDFFNAHSKLIAHGANVVNVIIVDFRGTDTLGEIAVVAVTGLAILALIRIRGNTERRLATNDPDAEEA is encoded by the coding sequence ATGGCCGATGTCACGGCTCTGACATTTCTGGCCCTGTGTCTGCCGTTGATCGGCGCTCTCGTGGCTCCCTTCATCATTCGCGCCTTCGGCGCAGGCGGCGCCTGGCTGCTCGCCGTCGCCCCTTTGCTCGCCTTCCTGCATTTCCTACATCTCGTGCCGCAGATCGCTCAGGGCGAAATCATAACCGGCGGTTATGACTGGGTGCCGGGCCTGGGCCTGCGCTTTTCCTGGTTCCTTGACGGGTTGTCGCTCACCTTCGCCCTGCTCATCACCGGCATCGGCACGCTGATCGTGCTTTATGCCGGCGGATATCTGAAGGGCCATCCGGACCACGGCCGGTTCTTCTCCTTCATCTTCCTCTTCATGGGCGCGATGCTCGGCGTCGTGGTGTCGGACAGTTTCCTGATGTTTTTCATCTTCTGGGAGCTCACTTCGATTACCTCCTTCCTGCTGATCGGCTTCGACCATGAACGGGAGGCGGCACGCCGCGCCGCTTTGCAGGCACTCGTCGTCACCGGCGGGGGAGGGCTGCTGCTGCTTGCCGGCTTGCTCCTGCTCTGGGGACAGACAGGCGTTGCGCAGCTGTCGGAACTGATGCCGTTCGGCGATGTCGTCAGGGGCAGTCCGCTCTATTTCGCAACCCTGTTGCTGGTGCTCGCTGGCGCCTTCACCAAATCGGCACAGTTTCCATTTCACTTCTGGCTGCCGAACGCCATGGAAGCGCCCACACCCGTTTCGGCCTATCTGCATTCCGCCACCATGGTAAAGGCCGGCGTCTACCTGCTGATGCGGCTGAATCCGGTCATGGGCGCAACACCTGCGTGGGAGACCCTGCTGCCCGTCTTTGGCGGCCTGACGCTCGTCACTGGCTCGGTGCTTGCGATCCGCCAGACGGATCTGAAGCTGAAACTCGCCTATACGACCGTCTCTTCGCTTGGCCTGCTGGTGCTGCTGACCGGCTTCGGTTCAGATTATGCTATCGAAGCGGCAGCGCTCTATCTGGTGGCGCATTCGCTCTTCAAGGGTGCGCTCTTCATGATCGCCGGCATCATCGACCATGAAACTGGCACGCGGAACATTACCCGCCTGCGAGGCCTGCGAAAGGCCATGCCGCTGACCTTCACGATCGCCATGGCCGCCGCCCTTTCCATGGCCGGCCTGCCGCCCTTCTTCGGTTTTCTCGCCAAGGAGGAAATCTATACCGCCATCGCCGGCAGTGACCTCTATCCTATCCTCGTCACGGCCATCGCCGTCTTCGCCAATGCCCTGATGTTCGCGATCGCCTTTGCGGTGGGACTGAGACCTTTCGTCGGCAGGTTGGTGGAGACGCCCAAACATCCGCATGAGGCGCCGGTCCTGCTCTGGCTCGGCCCTGCCGTCCTTGCTCTGGCAGGTCCGCTTGCCGCACTCTTTTCCGGTGTCACCCATAGCGCGATCTCCTCTCCCATGGCCTCCGCCATTGCCGGCGCTCCCAAGGAGCTCTCCATTTCGCTGACCCCGCATATCGGCCTACCGCTTGCCTTGTCGTTGCTGACGATCCTGCTCGGCATCGCTGTCTACTGGCAGCTCGATCGTTCCCGTACGTTCGTCGCGTACGTGCTGCACTCCGCGCGTGGCCCGGATCGCGGTTTCGATCATTTCATCGCCGGACTCGTCCGTTTCGCCCATGGCGTCATCGGCGTCGTCCAGCCGAGACGTCTCGATCTCTATGTCGCCTGCACCTTTGTCTGTGTGGCTGCGATCCTGCTCGTGCCGCTCGTTACCCATGACGGACTGCCGCTCGGCCTTGTGTGGCCTACAGACCTGCGCCTGCGTGAAGCGGGCATCATGCTCATCGCCATGCTCGGCCTTATCGCCGTGCTGATCGCCCGCGACCGGTTGACGGCGATCGTCTCACTCGGCATTCAGGGTTTTGCTGTCGCGCTGATCTTCCTGCTCTTCGGCGCCCCGGATCTCGCCTTCACCCAGTTCATGGTCGAAACGCTCGCGGTCGTCATCCTCGCCCTCGTCATGACCCGTCTGCGCCTGTCGCCGACCGATTCGCGCCACGGCGCCCGCCGCCTCTTCGATATCGCGCTTTCACTCGCCTGCGGCCTCGGCTTCGCGCTGCTTTTGATGCGTGCCACGGAAGCACCGTTCAACTCGGCGCTTAGCGATTTCTTCAATGCCCATTCGAAGCTGATCGCCCACGGCGCCAATGTCGTGAACGTCATCATCGTCGATTTCCGCGGCACGGACACGCTTGGCGAAATCGCCGTCGTGGCGGTGACGGGCCTCGCCATCCTCGCGCTCATCCGCATCCGCGGCAATACGGAGCGCCGGCTGGCGACGAACGATCCAGATGCGGAGGAGGCATGA
- the msrB gene encoding peptide-methionine (R)-S-oxide reductase MsrB, protein MAETTTTPKVHKTDDEWKELLTPEQYRITRQHGTERAFTGPYWDSFETGLYRCVSCNAPLFRSDTKFDAGCGWPSYFEPVSPESVTEHRDTTYGMVRTEIRCGTCEAHLGHVFPDGPPPTGLRYCINGHAMVFEPGK, encoded by the coding sequence ATGGCCGAAACGACTACCACACCAAAAGTTCACAAGACCGATGACGAATGGAAGGAACTGCTGACTCCCGAGCAGTATCGCATCACGCGCCAGCACGGCACCGAACGCGCTTTTACCGGTCCCTACTGGGATTCCTTCGAGACCGGTCTCTACCGCTGCGTCAGTTGCAATGCGCCGCTCTTCCGCTCCGACACGAAGTTCGATGCCGGATGCGGCTGGCCGAGCTATTTCGAGCCGGTCTCTCCAGAGTCCGTGACCGAACACCGCGACACCACCTACGGCATGGTGCGCACAGAGATCCGCTGCGGTACCTGCGAGGCCCATCTCGGTCACGTCTTCCCTGACGGACCGCCGCCGACCGGCCTGCGCTACTGCATCAACGGGCATGCGATGGTTTTCGAGCCCGGCAAGTAA
- a CDS encoding NAD(P)/FAD-dependent oxidoreductase — protein sequence MASVKIRVIIIGAGIVGASLAFHFARRGATVHVVEENAQAGSGVTARAFGWVNIINIAPGAVNYRLVQEALADYARLQADLPDAFVAARPGSLFWLKGTAETEAFAAAHRAAGTDVELVDAARIARWEPNLLEPPACAIFSPRDLALDPARLSRNLIDAAGVAAIHGRKVESLILSGDRVRGVRLADGTIEADLVILAGGTAVDRLTESLGFRTGVEASPSIILRYGCAEPVVNRILRGPGLEIRQSADNMLHVAKGFIDDTAENAPERVGWRILKVMRDRLRLPEGVSLVEAAAGYRPVFSDGMPRLGFLPGIEGAYVAVGHPGVILAPLLGRLAAEHVLEDRRSPLIPSAGLI from the coding sequence ATGGCATCTGTAAAGATACGCGTCATCATTATCGGCGCCGGCATCGTCGGCGCTTCGCTCGCCTTCCATTTCGCCCGGCGTGGAGCCACTGTCCATGTGGTGGAGGAGAATGCGCAAGCCGGTAGCGGCGTGACGGCACGTGCCTTCGGTTGGGTGAATATCATCAACATCGCGCCGGGAGCGGTCAATTACCGCCTGGTGCAGGAAGCGCTCGCCGACTATGCCCGGCTGCAAGCCGATCTGCCGGATGCTTTTGTCGCCGCACGTCCCGGCTCGCTGTTCTGGCTCAAAGGTACTGCCGAAACCGAAGCCTTTGCCGCAGCCCATCGCGCCGCAGGCACGGATGTCGAACTGGTCGATGCCGCAAGGATCGCGAGATGGGAGCCCAATCTGCTTGAGCCCCCTGCCTGCGCGATCTTCTCGCCACGCGATCTCGCGCTCGACCCTGCAAGGCTGTCACGCAACCTGATCGATGCCGCCGGCGTAGCTGCCATCCATGGCCGGAAGGTCGAAAGCCTCATCCTTTCGGGTGACCGGGTGCGTGGCGTGCGTCTGGCCGATGGCACGATCGAGGCCGATCTTGTGATCCTCGCCGGCGGAACGGCAGTTGACCGCCTGACGGAAAGCCTGGGCTTCCGGACCGGCGTCGAAGCCTCGCCCTCGATCATCCTTCGCTACGGCTGCGCGGAGCCTGTCGTGAACCGTATTCTCCGCGGCCCTGGCCTGGAAATCCGCCAGTCGGCGGACAACATGCTGCATGTTGCTAAGGGCTTTATCGATGATACCGCAGAGAACGCACCGGAAAGGGTTGGTTGGCGGATCTTGAAGGTCATGCGTGACCGCCTGCGCCTGCCCGAAGGCGTGTCACTGGTCGAGGCGGCTGCCGGTTACCGGCCCGTCTTTTCCGACGGAATGCCGCGGCTCGGTTTCCTGCCCGGCATCGAGGGCGCCTATGTCGCCGTCGGCCATCCAGGCGTCATTCTCGCACCGCTGCTCGGCCGGCTTGCCGCAGAGCATGTGCTGGAAGACCGGCGCTCGCCGCTCATCCCATCCGCCGGCCTGATATAA
- a CDS encoding GNAT family N-acetyltransferase has protein sequence MSIIREILRSDRLVLREITVSDLPALERIFADPLCMRYYPSVKDAAATRDFFDRLAFGSYEKNGFGLWAVIDRESGDLLGDCGITLQDTSRGMEPELGYHLWPDYWGKGYATEAALACRDHAFSVMGLSRLVSIVSLENLPSQKVAGRVHQRREVFSKQNAAGETVERYLYISEKNSGA, from the coding sequence ATGTCCATCATCCGGGAAATCCTGCGCAGCGACAGGCTGGTGTTGCGAGAAATCACTGTTTCGGACCTGCCGGCGCTCGAGCGCATTTTCGCCGATCCTTTGTGCATGCGGTATTACCCTTCCGTGAAGGATGCCGCAGCAACGCGCGATTTCTTCGACAGGCTCGCCTTCGGAAGCTATGAGAAAAATGGCTTCGGCCTCTGGGCCGTGATCGATCGCGAGAGCGGCGATCTGCTCGGCGACTGCGGGATCACGCTGCAGGACACGTCACGCGGCATGGAGCCGGAGCTCGGCTACCATCTCTGGCCGGATTATTGGGGCAAGGGCTATGCCACCGAGGCCGCGCTTGCCTGCCGCGATCACGCCTTCTCAGTCATGGGACTGTCGCGCCTCGTCAGTATCGTCAGCCTGGAAAATCTTCCCTCGCAGAAGGTCGCCGGGCGGGTGCATCAGCGACGGGAGGTCTTCAGCAAGCAGAATGCGGCCGGCGAGACAGTGGAACGCTATCTCTACATCAGCGAGAAGAATTCAGGCGCATGA
- a CDS encoding class I SAM-dependent methyltransferase → MSTISDDPLYRDPSLAQFYDTANRWGPDFDFCMRLAEGANSALDLGCGTGELTAALAATRNVTGVDPAAAMLDIARTRPAGDKVEWVEGDARTVRLGKKYDLIVLTGHAFQVFLTEEDQRSTLATIAAHLSPTGRFVFDTRNPGFRGERDVRHGRVRQLEHAELGAIEASDKSHYDEATGILSYENGYRVLSPGEHFAGRSKILYTPRDKLARMISDAGLTVDAWYGDWEGNPFHAQSREIIPVGRLA, encoded by the coding sequence ATGAGCACGATTTCCGACGATCCCCTCTACCGCGATCCTTCACTTGCGCAATTCTACGATACGGCCAATCGCTGGGGACCGGATTTCGACTTCTGCATGAGGCTTGCGGAAGGCGCCAATTCCGCGCTCGACCTCGGCTGCGGCACCGGCGAGCTGACGGCAGCGCTCGCCGCAACGCGCAACGTCACGGGCGTCGATCCTGCTGCCGCGATGCTCGACATCGCCAGGACGCGGCCGGCCGGCGACAAGGTGGAATGGGTCGAGGGTGACGCCCGCACCGTTCGCCTCGGGAAGAAATACGATCTCATCGTGCTGACGGGCCATGCGTTCCAGGTCTTCCTGACGGAAGAGGACCAGCGCTCCACCCTTGCGACAATTGCCGCACATCTCAGCCCTACCGGTCGGTTCGTGTTCGATACGCGCAATCCCGGTTTCCGCGGGGAGCGCGACGTGCGCCACGGCCGTGTGCGCCAGCTCGAACATGCGGAACTCGGTGCGATCGAGGCCTCGGACAAGTCGCATTATGATGAGGCGACCGGCATTCTTTCCTATGAGAACGGCTATCGGGTACTCTCGCCCGGCGAACACTTCGCCGGGCGCTCGAAAATCCTCTACACGCCGCGCGACAAGCTTGCGCGAATGATCAGCGATGCCGGGCTCACCGTCGATGCATGGTACGGCGACTGGGAAGGCAACCCGTTCCATGCGCAGTCGCGCGAGATCATTCCGGTTGGTCGTCTCGCCTGA
- a CDS encoding pentapeptide repeat-containing protein: MFGRSVLGLSAFLAMAAYSLPVMAASCGSTASPELDWQECNKKNLMLQGSDLQGANLAGTDFSLTDLGGANLKSANAEKATFVRASLEGATVQGANFGKIEAYRSTFARAIADGASFAGAELQRADFTGAQLTKANFEKAELGRANFDKAVLTGVSFALANLSRADLTGASFEGPISFDRAFMFLTRIEGLDLSAATGLQQAQIDLACGDSSTKLPSGLSVPSDWPCPQEQD, translated from the coding sequence ATGTTTGGACGCTCGGTGCTAGGTCTTTCGGCTTTTCTGGCCATGGCAGCCTATTCGCTGCCGGTGATGGCGGCCAGTTGCGGCAGCACGGCTTCGCCTGAACTCGACTGGCAGGAGTGTAACAAGAAGAACCTGATGCTTCAGGGCAGCGACCTCCAGGGCGCCAATCTGGCCGGCACGGATTTCTCGCTGACGGATCTCGGCGGTGCCAACCTCAAATCCGCCAATGCGGAAAAGGCGACCTTCGTGCGCGCCTCGCTTGAAGGCGCCACCGTGCAGGGCGCGAACTTCGGAAAAATCGAAGCCTATCGATCGACTTTTGCCAGGGCCATCGCCGATGGTGCAAGCTTTGCCGGGGCGGAGTTGCAGCGGGCCGATTTCACCGGGGCGCAGCTGACGAAGGCCAATTTCGAGAAGGCCGAACTGGGGAGGGCCAATTTCGACAAGGCGGTGCTGACAGGCGTCAGCTTCGCGCTCGCCAATCTCTCCCGCGCCGATCTGACGGGCGCAAGCTTTGAAGGTCCGATCAGCTTCGACCGCGCCTTCATGTTTCTGACCCGCATCGAGGGTCTGGATCTGTCCGCCGCGACCGGCCTGCAGCAGGCGCAGATAGACCTTGCCTGCGGCGATTCCTCGACAAAGCTGCCTTCGGGGCTTTCCGTCCCTTCAGATTGGCCTTGCCCGCAGGAGCAGGACTAA
- a CDS encoding GNAT family N-acetyltransferase: MTVTVLIRDAAEADLPAIRDIYNHAVEHTTAIWNETLVDLDNRLEWFKARKGRGFPVIVAEMDGKVAGYASYGDWRTFDGYRHTVEHSVYVDKDCRGAGIGEKLMRALIERASAGNVHVMIAGIEAENAASIKLHAKLGFRIAGTFSEVGIKFGRWLDLTCMELRVPKA, encoded by the coding sequence ATGACTGTTACCGTTCTTATCCGGGACGCCGCCGAAGCTGATCTTCCAGCTATCAGAGATATCTACAATCACGCCGTCGAGCACACCACCGCGATCTGGAACGAGACGCTTGTTGATCTCGACAACCGGCTGGAATGGTTCAAGGCGCGCAAGGGCAGGGGCTTTCCGGTCATCGTCGCCGAAATGGACGGCAAGGTCGCCGGTTACGCCTCCTATGGCGATTGGCGCACCTTCGATGGCTACCGCCACACGGTCGAACATTCCGTCTATGTCGACAAGGATTGCCGTGGTGCCGGCATCGGCGAAAAGCTGATGCGCGCATTGATCGAGCGTGCGAGCGCCGGCAATGTTCACGTCATGATCGCCGGCATCGAGGCCGAAAATGCCGCCTCCATCAAACTGCACGCAAAACTCGGCTTCCGCATCGCCGGCACATTTTCCGAGGTCGGCATCAAATTCGGCCGCTGGCTGGATCTCACCTGCATGGAATTGCGCGTTCCGAAAGCCTGA
- the trhA gene encoding PAQR family membrane homeostasis protein TrhA yields MGEFNGIRWAYDRYELIADGIVHGVGLFFALIGVTVLIFYATLWSPAGALVAAWIYGVGLVLTLGISFSYNIWPVSRTKWYLRRLDHSAIFILIAATYTPFLERGADDPLLMGTLIVIWAIAAFGIFVKCVFPGKYDRLAILLYLAMGWSGVLVAEPVASRIPYASMLLIVIGGIIYSLGVVFHVWERLRFQNAIWHGFVVAAAAVHYSAVLTCFSLPVPAF; encoded by the coding sequence ATGGGCGAGTTCAACGGCATTCGCTGGGCCTACGACAGATATGAACTGATCGCTGACGGCATCGTCCACGGCGTCGGCCTGTTCTTTGCGCTGATCGGCGTAACCGTGCTGATCTTCTACGCCACCCTCTGGAGCCCCGCCGGTGCGCTGGTTGCTGCCTGGATTTATGGCGTGGGGCTGGTGCTGACGCTCGGCATTTCCTTTTCCTACAATATCTGGCCGGTCTCGCGCACCAAATGGTATCTGCGCCGGCTCGATCACTCGGCGATCTTCATTCTGATCGCCGCCACCTATACCCCTTTTTTGGAGCGAGGTGCCGATGATCCGCTGCTGATGGGCACGCTGATCGTCATCTGGGCGATCGCCGCCTTCGGCATCTTCGTCAAATGTGTTTTTCCGGGCAAGTATGACCGACTGGCGATCCTGCTTTATCTCGCCATGGGCTGGAGCGGTGTCTTGGTGGCCGAGCCGGTCGCCTCGCGCATTCCCTATGCTTCCATGCTGCTGATCGTTATCGGCGGTATCATTTATTCCCTGGGCGTCGTCTTCCATGTCTGGGAGAGGTTGCGCTTCCAGAATGCGATCTGGCATGGCTTCGTGGTGGCAGCTGCCGCCGTGCATTATTCGGCCGTGCTGACCTGTTTCAGTCTGCCGGTCCCCGCCTTCTGA
- a CDS encoding TraR/DksA family transcriptional regulator, whose product MDMKLQEKILRDRWHELTARLRKIDTDLGRTKATDDDDRAIENENDEVLEGLGQAGEDELRAIDAALERIAKGTYGTCARCGAAISEARLAVLPQTPLCEDCAAGR is encoded by the coding sequence ATGGATATGAAACTTCAGGAAAAGATCCTGCGCGACCGCTGGCACGAACTGACCGCGCGCCTGCGCAAGATCGACACGGATCTCGGCCGCACCAAGGCGACCGATGACGACGACCGCGCGATTGAAAACGAGAATGACGAAGTGCTGGAAGGTCTGGGCCAGGCGGGCGAAGACGAGTTGCGCGCCATCGACGCCGCCCTCGAACGTATCGCCAAGGGCACCTACGGCACCTGCGCCCGCTGCGGTGCTGCGATCTCCGAGGCCCGTCTTGCAGTGCTGCCACAGACGCCGCTCTGCGAGGATTGCGCGGCGGGTAGGTAA